From Virgibacillus natechei, the proteins below share one genomic window:
- the spoIIGA gene encoding sigma-E processing peptidase SpoIIGA — protein MTIYLDAVWTLNFFLDMMLLLLTQALARDSTRKIRIIFGAFIASLLVPLSIYFPDSFFNSVIGKFIYSVIIIWSAFGYVSIYRMMKLLLLFYFTSFAIGGGLIAIHFLVQNPIGMSTNGFLTFNGGYGDPISWIFVVIGFPLMWIFTKVRMDKHVGEKIRYDQLYPVTIQLKNKRYTTTGYIDSGNQLVDPITKKAVVICDELFLKQWFTEDEWQLLKSANESLNFDSLPKEWENYIQIVPYQGVQGNNTFLLALRPDQLIVYYENQIISTNKILIGIQFASLTKDRSYHCLLQPQIIKTAAVQSA, from the coding sequence GTGACCATATATCTTGATGCTGTCTGGACATTGAATTTTTTTCTGGACATGATGCTTTTATTGCTCACGCAAGCATTAGCAAGAGACAGCACAAGAAAAATCAGAATTATATTCGGGGCATTTATCGCTTCATTACTTGTGCCATTATCAATCTATTTTCCAGATTCTTTCTTTAATAGTGTGATTGGCAAATTCATTTATTCCGTAATTATTATATGGAGTGCTTTTGGTTATGTATCCATCTATCGAATGATGAAGTTGCTTCTTTTATTTTATTTCACATCTTTTGCAATAGGGGGTGGCTTAATAGCTATACATTTCCTTGTACAAAATCCGATTGGTATGTCCACAAACGGATTTCTAACATTTAATGGCGGATATGGTGATCCAATTAGTTGGATTTTTGTTGTCATTGGTTTCCCCTTAATGTGGATATTTACAAAAGTACGTATGGACAAGCATGTAGGAGAAAAGATTCGTTATGATCAACTATATCCAGTTACCATTCAATTAAAAAATAAACGTTATACGACGACTGGATACATTGATAGTGGAAATCAGTTAGTGGATCCAATAACTAAAAAAGCCGTAGTTATTTGTGATGAGCTATTTTTAAAACAATGGTTTACAGAAGATGAATGGCAATTACTGAAATCAGCTAATGAAAGTCTTAATTTCGATAGCCTTCCAAAAGAATGGGAGAACTATATTCAAATAGTGCCTTATCAAGGGGTGCAAGGGAATAATACGTTTTTATTAGCCTTAAGACCAGATCAATTAATTGTATATTATGAAAATCAAATAATCAGCACAAATAAAATCTTAATCGGCATTCAGTTTGCCAGTTTAACAAAAGACAGAAGCTATCATTGTTTGCTACAGCCGCAAATTATTAAGACAGCAGCTGTACAATCTGCATAA
- the sigE gene encoding RNA polymerase sporulation sigma factor SigE yields the protein MKSLKLRFRLTWYKTLMKFGIKPKEIYYIGGSEALPPPLSKKEEQELLELLPKGDKMARAMLIERNLRLVVYIARKFENTGINIEDLISIGTIGLIKAVNTFNPEKKIKLATYASRCIENEILMYLRRNNKLKSEISFDEPLNIDWDGNELLLSDVLGTEVDIITKNLETNVDKSLLKNALSQLNDREKQIMELRFGLIGEEEKTQKDVADMLGISQSYISRLEKKIIRRLKKEFNKMV from the coding sequence ATGAAATCATTGAAATTACGTTTTCGATTAACGTGGTATAAAACATTAATGAAGTTTGGTATTAAACCTAAAGAAATATACTATATTGGTGGAAGTGAAGCGTTACCTCCTCCGCTTTCCAAAAAAGAAGAGCAAGAATTGTTGGAACTATTACCAAAAGGTGACAAGATGGCAAGGGCTATGTTAATTGAACGCAATTTACGTTTGGTTGTTTATATCGCTCGGAAATTTGAGAATACAGGTATAAATATAGAAGACTTGATCAGCATTGGTACAATTGGTCTTATTAAGGCTGTTAATACGTTTAATCCAGAGAAAAAAATTAAGCTGGCTACCTATGCATCCAGGTGTATTGAGAATGAAATTTTAATGTACTTACGAAGAAATAATAAATTAAAATCAGAAATATCTTTTGATGAGCCTTTAAACATTGATTGGGATGGAAATGAATTATTATTATCAGATGTGTTAGGAACAGAAGTGGATATTATAACAAAAAATCTGGAAACGAATGTGGATAAAAGCTTATTAAAGAATGCTTTATCCCAGTTAAATGATCGAGAAAAACAAATTATGGAATTACGATTTGGATTGATTGGAGAAGAAGAAAAAACACAAAAGGATGTAGCGGATATGCTGGGCATTTCTCAATCGTATATTTCCCGTTTGGAAAAAAAGATAATAAGGCGGTTAAAAAAAGAATTTAATAAAATGGTCTAG
- the sigG gene encoding RNA polymerase sporulation sigma factor SigG, whose product MTRHKVVICGVDTSKLPVLKNEEMRKLFVKMQEGEDDFSAREELVNGNLRLVLSVIQRFNNRGEYVDDLFQVGCIGLMKSIDNFDLSHNVRFSTYAVPMIIGEIRRYLRDNNPIRVSRSLRDTAYKALQVREKLISKTSKEPTPMEIAEEMGIPHSDIVFAMDAIQDPVSLFEPIYNDGGDPIFVMDQISDEKDKDSTWADKLSLKEGMYQLNEREEMILNKRFFQGKTQMEVADEIGISQAQVSRLEKAAISQMNKEMFE is encoded by the coding sequence ATGACAAGGCATAAAGTTGTGATATGTGGTGTTGATACATCGAAACTACCTGTATTAAAAAATGAAGAAATGCGGAAGTTATTTGTAAAAATGCAAGAAGGAGAAGACGACTTTTCAGCGCGTGAAGAACTGGTGAATGGAAATTTACGGCTCGTATTAAGTGTTATACAACGGTTTAATAATCGTGGTGAATATGTAGATGATTTATTTCAAGTAGGATGTATTGGTTTAATGAAATCAATTGACAATTTTGACTTATCACATAATGTTAGATTTTCCACATATGCCGTTCCTATGATTATCGGTGAAATTAGACGCTATTTAAGAGACAACAATCCTATTCGGGTATCAAGGTCACTAAGGGATACAGCTTATAAAGCTTTGCAAGTAAGAGAAAAACTAATAAGTAAAACATCAAAGGAACCTACACCGATGGAGATTGCAGAAGAGATGGGTATACCTCATTCCGACATTGTGTTTGCAATGGATGCTATTCAAGACCCTGTATCATTATTTGAACCGATATACAATGATGGAGGAGATCCCATATTTGTTATGGATCAAATTAGTGATGAAAAAGATAAAGACTCTACATGGGCAGACAAACTATCTTTAAAAGAAGGGATGTATCAATTAAACGAAAGAGAAGAAATGATACTAAATAAACGTTTCTTCCAAGGAAAAACACAGATGGAGGTAGCGGATGAAATAGGTATTTCACAAGCTCAAGTCTCTAGATTGGAAAAAGCAGCTATTAGTCAAATGAATAAAGAAATGTTTGAATGA
- a CDS encoding YlmC/YmxH family sporulation protein, with the protein MIKLSELQLKEVIIIDDGRRLGHISDLEIDTDSGKILAIVLIMREKKSGIFGKPDELIIHWDQIVRIGSDVILVKEVQQPQLYA; encoded by the coding sequence TTGATAAAATTATCCGAACTGCAACTTAAAGAGGTCATCATTATTGATGATGGACGTCGATTGGGGCACATCTCTGATTTGGAAATTGATACAGATAGTGGTAAGATACTTGCAATTGTACTCATTATGCGTGAGAAGAAAAGTGGTATTTTCGGAAAGCCAGATGAACTAATTATTCATTGGGATCAAATTGTACGCATTGGTTCAGACGTCATTCTTGTAAAAGAGGTCCAACAACCACAATTGTATGCGTAA
- the pgeF gene encoding peptidoglycan editing factor PgeF, whose product MIEPFKHSNESHIHIEKWKKLNPKLKAGFTVRNGGVSKPPFDTLNGGLHVQDEYDDVIENRTILSNHLRIPLENWVLGEQTHQTNIQAVTAKDKGKGAISYQNSLKDTDGLITNCEGILCTAFFADCVPLYFFDPKSGYIGIAHAGWRGSVNRIAEKMVQKLDEAGVNPTDLLVTIGPCITQKAYEVDEKVINHIHVQDRKNTVISNGNNRYLLDLKQLNVEILLQCGVIRNNIDVTNYCTFNDNALFFSHRRDNGQTGRMLGFLGYECS is encoded by the coding sequence ATGATTGAACCATTTAAACACAGTAATGAATCCCATATACATATAGAAAAATGGAAAAAGCTTAATCCAAAACTAAAGGCTGGTTTCACGGTCAGGAACGGTGGTGTAAGCAAACCGCCGTTTGATACGTTAAATGGTGGTTTGCATGTACAGGATGAGTATGATGACGTTATAGAAAATCGTACAATTTTATCGAATCATTTGCGTATTCCATTGGAAAATTGGGTATTAGGAGAACAGACGCACCAAACAAATATACAAGCAGTTACTGCTAAGGATAAAGGGAAGGGGGCTATTTCCTATCAAAATTCTTTAAAAGACACGGATGGATTGATTACGAATTGCGAAGGTATATTATGTACTGCTTTTTTCGCGGATTGTGTTCCTTTATATTTTTTCGATCCGAAGTCAGGCTACATAGGTATTGCCCATGCAGGCTGGAGAGGTTCGGTTAACAGAATAGCTGAAAAAATGGTTCAAAAACTGGACGAAGCTGGAGTAAATCCAACAGACCTGCTCGTAACGATTGGCCCATGTATTACGCAAAAAGCCTATGAGGTTGATGAAAAAGTCATTAACCATATACATGTACAGGATAGGAAGAATACAGTAATCTCAAATGGCAACAATCGCTATTTATTAGATCTAAAGCAGTTAAATGTAGAAATCCTTTTACAATGTGGTGTAATACGTAATAATATAGATGTAACAAATTATTGCACGTTTAATGATAATGCGCTATTTTTTTCACATCGAAGAGATAATGGTCAGACAGGAAGAATGTTAGGTTTTCTTGGTTATGAATGTAGCTAA